The genomic interval CGGACGGCGTAAAACGCCGTGAGCAAGATGCCAATGCTCAGGGCGATGTTCGTCGCGAGCAGCATGTCCAACACGAAGCCCGGCAAGGGCACGACCATCACGAACAGAATCATGATCATCGTGACGGCCATCAGGCCTTCGCCGTTGAACAGCTTGAATGCCGGCGGTGCCTCGAGGGTGGGCGAGCCGGAAGGAAGTAGACGTGCCACGGGGATTGGAGTTGTCGGCGAGCGGCGTGCGCCCGGCGTGCGTTAGAGAGGCGTTGTCATCCTGCTTTCGGGACGCCGCCCTTACGCTTCCGGTAGATGGAAGCGAGGATCGTCGCGACGGCCGGGTACAGGTCCTCGGGTATGATGTGTTCTTCTGGAACGCTGCGATACAAAGCGCGGGCCAACGGCGGCTCTTCGATCACCGGGATGCCCTCAGCGATGGCCAGGTCGCGGATGCGGAGCGCCCGTTTGCGGATCCCCTTCACGAGCACCTGCGGCGCCGGCGCCACGCCGGGGTCGTACCGGAGCGCCACCGCGTAGTGCGTCGGGTTCGTGATCACCACATCCGCCTTGCTCACGGCGTGGTCCAGCCGCGGCCGGCGTAGCAGTTTCATGGCCAGCTTGTAGCGCTGCTTCTTGACCTTCGGATCCCCCTCGGATTGCTTCCGCTCGTCCTTCACTTCCTGCTTGGACATCTTCAGGTTCTCCTTGAATTTGAACCGCTCGTAGGCGACATCGATTATGCTCAGCACGACGAGCATCGAGATGATCTTAAAAAACAGGCCCATGATCCAGACAGCCGCCGCGCTGAAGATGGCCGGCAGCGGCAGGGTGTGTAGTAACAGAATATGGGGAAACAGGCCTTCGATGTGGAAGTAGGCGATCGGGCCGACGATGGCAATTTTGAGGAACGACTTGAAGAAGTTGAAAAGCCCGGTCTTCGAGAAGATGCGCTTCGCGCCGTTGATGATGCTGACCTTCTTTAATTTTGGGGCCAGCGGCTTGGCGGTAAAGTTCCATCCGGATTGGGCGATGTTGAGTACGACCCCCGTCGCCATCAGGATGAGTAGGAACGGGAGAATGATCGCGCCTGTACGCAGGATCAAATCGCGAAAGAGGCTCTGGACCGAGGCGCTGTCCAGGCTCGTCTGGCTGGACGCAAAAAGCAGGTCGGACATGATATTCTGCATCCGCTCGAAGCCCCAGCCGGCGCCGCCTGCAAGCACGCTGATGCCGATCAGCAACATGCCGACCGACAGCACCTCCTGCGACTTGAAGACCTGGCCCTGGCTGCGGGAGTCGGACTTCCGTTTTGATGTGGGGTCCTCTGTGCGTTCGTCTTTTTCTGCCATCGTCGGAAGACCTGGATAAGGAAGCGTCGTGAGCCGGCGAACCGGAAAAAATGCATCTCGTGCCAAACCCTTTTTTCCGGCTTGGCGTGACGCGTCATCTGCCGCGTGTCAAGCCTTATCGGGGAGCGATGGCCTCGATCATAGCGGACATGTCCTCCACCATCTGCACGAAGAGCTCGGGGACGATGGGGAGGAAATGCTGGACGTAGAAAAAGGTGATCGCGAGGCCGACCAGCAGCTTGAGCGAAAGGCTCAGGGAGAAGATCTCGGTCTGCGGAGCCACGCGGGCGAAGATCCCCAGCGTCATGTCCACCAGGAAGATGGTGAGCATAAACGGCGCCGCGAGCCGCAGCGCCGTCACAAACAGATCGCCCGTCCACGACATCATCACCGGGCCGGCCAGGTGCAAGTCCGCGCCGGCGAGCGGCACCACGTAGAAGGACGCATTTAGCGCCCTGATCACCTGATGATGCCCGTCCAGGATCAGGAAAAGCAGTAGGGTGAGCATCGTCAACAGGTTGCTGATCGGGTTCGACGCCTGGCCATCCGCCGGGCTGATGACCTGCGAGATGCTGAACGCCATCTGAAAGCCGATGAAGTCGCCGGCAAACCGGATCGCAAAAAAGATGAACCGCGCCGCGAGCCCGAGCACCGCCCCCGTAAGCGCCTCCACGATCACGTAATACGCGAGCGCGATAGGCACCGTCGGCGTCAGCCCCTCGGGCATCGGCACGATGCCGGCCAGACCGTACGCCATCGTGATGGCGAGCATCACTTTCACCCGCACCGGTATAAACGGCTGCTCGAAAAAGGGCGAAGCCATGAGCAAGCCGGCGATCCGTACGAACACCAGGAAGATGTACAGCAGGTAATGCGGATCGAGGATGGACAAAATGGCGATTAGCGATTAGCGATTAACGGCCACAAACGGGTAATAATGCCGGTTTAAAAAACCGTGGAGACGCAACACATTGCGTCTCCATGCAAGCCCCCCGTACCATCGATTAGTACCGTGAAACAAGTCCGTGCATGATTGTGACGATTGTCACCGCGAGACCTGGGGGATGAATTGCATTACATGCGTCGTGAAGTCGGTCAGCATCTCCAGCATCCAGGGCGCCAGTAACAGCAGCACGACGGCGATGGCGAGGATCTTCGGGATGAACGAGAGGGTCATCTCCTGGATCGAGGTCATGGCCTGAAACAGGCTTACCAGTAGCCCCACGACGAGCGCCGTGCCCAGCA from Rhodothermales bacterium carries:
- the fliQ gene encoding flagellar biosynthesis protein FliQ; its protein translation is MNTDVALFWVQEAIRTALMIIAPLLGTALVVGLLVSLFQAMTSIQEMTLSFIPKILAIAVVLLLLAPWMLEMLTDFTTHVMQFIPQVSR
- the flhB gene encoding flagellar biosynthesis protein FlhB translates to MAEKDERTEDPTSKRKSDSRSQGQVFKSQEVLSVGMLLIGISVLAGGAGWGFERMQNIMSDLLFASSQTSLDSASVQSLFRDLILRTGAIILPFLLILMATGVVLNIAQSGWNFTAKPLAPKLKKVSIINGAKRIFSKTGLFNFFKSFLKIAIVGPIAYFHIEGLFPHILLLHTLPLPAIFSAAAVWIMGLFFKIISMLVVLSIIDVAYERFKFKENLKMSKQEVKDERKQSEGDPKVKKQRYKLAMKLLRRPRLDHAVSKADVVITNPTHYAVALRYDPGVAPAPQVLVKGIRKRALRIRDLAIAEGIPVIEEPPLARALYRSVPEEHIIPEDLYPAVATILASIYRKRKGGVPKAG
- the fliR gene encoding flagellar biosynthetic protein FliR; translation: MSILDPHYLLYIFLVFVRIAGLLMASPFFEQPFIPVRVKVMLAITMAYGLAGIVPMPEGLTPTVPIALAYYVIVEALTGAVLGLAARFIFFAIRFAGDFIGFQMAFSISQVISPADGQASNPISNLLTMLTLLLFLILDGHHQVIRALNASFYVVPLAGADLHLAGPVMMSWTGDLFVTALRLAAPFMLTIFLVDMTLGIFARVAPQTEIFSLSLSLKLLVGLAITFFYVQHFLPIVPELFVQMVEDMSAMIEAIAPR